The sequence below is a genomic window from Oscillospiraceae bacterium.
TCGTCACCGGCGACGCCACCGGCGCCTACAAGCCCGGCGACAACATCACCCGGGCCGAGGCCGCCGCCATCATCAACCGCCTGGCCCTGCCGGACAGCCGCAAGGTTCTGAATCTCTCCACGCCCCCGGCGGGCACGGCCTACGAGGATCCCGACGGCGCCTTCCGCATGTACCTGCCCGACGGCTGGACCGTGGAGCAGAGCGACAAGCAGGAGGGCTACTCCAACGTCTACTTTGACATGCCCACCGGCTACGGCTACGTGGCCGTCACGGGCATTACCGACAAGACCATCCTCAGCTACCCCGTCACCACTCTGGCCGGGGCCGATATGGCCACGCTGAAGGAGTCCCACCCCGAGGTGGTGTACGAGCTGTACGGCACCTCCCTCTTCCGGGGCTTGTACAGCTGCTCGGCGGAGTTCACCTCCACCCAGGACGGGGAGGAGCTGTACTTCTACCACATCTACGTGGACGCCGGGGACGCCTACTACGAGCTGCAGCTGGGCGGCAGCACCCGCATGACCGCCGCGGAGTGGGACGCCTGCTGGGATCTGGCCTACTCCTTCGATCTGGCGCTGTAAACGGTTTGGAAACCCGGCCGCCCGGCCATCGGGCGGCCGGGTTTTTCCTGCCTGTGGGCGGCGGGCGCGGTAAGGCTTGTCTTTTGCGCTTAAATCAGATATAATAGCGGAGCTAATTTACGACAAAGAGGGTAATTTACCATGAAATTAGGCATCGTGGGCCTGCCCAACGTGGGCAAGAGCACCCTGTTCAACGCCATCACCAACGCCGGGGCGGAGAGCGCCAACTACCCCTTCTGCACCATCGACCCCAATGTGGGCGTGGTGGCGGTGCCCGACCGCCGCCTGGACGCGCTGACCGGGCTCTACCACCCCAAAAAGACCACCCCCGCCGTGGTGGAGTTTGTGGACATTGCGGGCCTGGTGAAGGGGGCCAGCCGGGGCGAGGGCCTGGGCAACAAGTTCCTGGCCAACATCCGGGAGTGCGCCGCCATCGTCCACGTGGTGCGCTGCTTCGACGACGAGAACATCATCCATGTGGAGGGCTCCACCGACCCCCTGCGCGACATCGACATCATCGAGCTGGAGCTCATTATGGCCGACATGGAGATGGTGCAGCGCCGCATCGACAAGTGCGTCAAGGCGGGCAGGTCGGGGGACAAGAAGGCCGCCAGGGAGGGGGAGGTCTTTCAGGCCCTCCAGGCCTGGCTCAACGAGGGCAAGTCCGCCCGCAGCTACCCCTGCGAGGACGACGAGGCCGAGCTTATCGCCACCAGCGAGCTGCTCTCCCTCAAGCCGGTGATCTACGCCGCCAACCTGGACGAGGAGGGCTTCTCCGCCAGCCACGAGAACGCCTACTACCGCCAGGTGGAGGAGCGCGCCGCCGCCGAGGGCGCCCAGGTCATCCCGGTGTGCGCCAAGCTGGAGGCCGAGATCGCCGAGCTCTCCGGCGAGGACAAGGCCATGTTCCTGGAGGACCTGGGGGTGGCGGAGTCCGGCCTGGACCGGCTGGTCAAGGCCAGCTACGCCCTGCTGGGGCTGATCTCCTTCCTCACCTCGGGGGAGGACGAGTGCCGGGCCTGGACCATCACCCGGGGCACCAAGGCCCCCCAGGCGGCGGGCAAGATCCACACCGACTTCGAGCGCGGCTTCATCCGGGCCGAGGTCATCTCCTTTGACGACCTGATGGCCTGCTCATCCATGGCCG
It includes:
- a CDS encoding GTP-binding protein YchF encodes the protein MKLGIVGLPNVGKSTLFNAITNAGAESANYPFCTIDPNVGVVAVPDRRLDALTGLYHPKKTTPAVVEFVDIAGLVKGASRGEGLGNKFLANIRECAAIVHVVRCFDDENIIHVEGSTDPLRDIDIIELELIMADMEMVQRRIDKCVKAGRSGDKKAAREGEVFQALQAWLNEGKSARSYPCEDDEAELIATSELLSLKPVIYAANLDEEGFSASHENAYYRQVEERAAAEGAQVIPVCAKLEAEIAELSGEDKAMFLEDLGVAESGLDRLVKASYALLGLISFLTSGEDECRAWTITRGTKAPQAAGKIHTDFERGFIRAEVISFDDLMACSSMAAAKEKGLVRSEGKEYVMQDGDVVLFRFNV